One window from the genome of Nicotiana sylvestris chromosome 9, ASM39365v2, whole genome shotgun sequence encodes:
- the LOC138876958 gene encoding putative disease resistance protein At3g14460 codes for MKQIVELFISDCQFLTSLPLSSLPNTLKKIEIKHCRKLKLEASVGDMISGGSNMFLEKLELEECDSINELVPRTHNLSVFSCHGLTRLLIPNGTEDLKIYKCENLEILSVAQTTLLSTLHIKHCEKLKSLPEHMLELLPSLKELKLENCPEIESFPEGGLPSNLEFLLIWKCKKLVNGRKNWGLQRLPCLREIRIDHDGSDKEIPAGENWELPSSIRSLFIFNMKTLSSQVLKSLTSLKCLYIQNSPQIQSLLEEGLPSSLSMLIFHRHDELHSLPTEGLWRLYYLSIWKCPKLQSVLESELPSSLSKLAITNCPKLKSLPVKGIPSSISELSIHSCPLLKPLLEFEKGDYWPNIAHIPTIIVDKEYL; via the coding sequence ATGAAGCAGATAGTTGAATTATTCATAAGTGATTGTCAGTTTCTTACCTCCTTGCCTTTAAGCAGTTTGCCAAATACCTTGAAGAAAATAGAGATAAAGCATTGTAGAAAATTGAAATTGGAGGCATCAGTTGGTGATATGATTTCTGGAGGAAGTAACATGTTTCTGGAGAAATTGGAACTGGAAGAATGTGATTCTATAAATGAGTTGGTCCCACGAACACACAATTTGAGTGTATTTAGTTGCCACGGCCTTACAAGGCTTCTGATACCTAACGGGACTGAAGATCTCAAAATTTATAAATGTGAGAATCTTGAAATACTTTCGGTGGCTCAAACGACATTATTGAGTACTTTGCATATTAAGCACTGCGAGAAGCTGAAGTCGCTGCCAGAACATATGCTGGAACTCCTTCCCTCTCTTAAGGAACTGAAACTGGAGAATTGTCCAGAAATAGAGTCCTTTCCTGAAGGAGGATTGCCTTCCAATTTAGAATTCCTTCTGATCTGGAAATGCAAGAAACTGGTGAATGGGCGAAAGAATTGGGGTTTACAGAGACTCCCCTGCCTCAGGGAGATACGCATCGACCATGATGGTAGTGACAAAGAGATTCCTGCTGGTGAAAATTGGGAGTTGCCTTCCTCTATTCGATCTCTTTTCATATTCAATATGAAAACCTTAAGCAGCCAAGTTCTTAAAAGCCTCACCTCTCTTAAATGTCTTTATATTCAAAATTCACCTCAAATTCAATCACTGTTGGAAGAAGGGCTTCCTTCGTCTCTTTCTATGCTAATATTTCATAGACATGATGAGCTCCATTCACTACCGACCGAAGGTCTTTGGCGCCTCTATTATCTGTCCATCTGGAAATGCCCTAAACTCCAATCTGTTCTAGAATCAGAACTGCCCTCCTCCCTATCTAAGCTGGCCATCACGAACTGCCCTAAACTCAAATCTCTTCCAGTAAAAGGGATTCCCTCTTCCATCTCTGAACTATCTATTCACAGCTGCCCATTGCTCAAACCACTCCTAGAATTTGAGAAGGGGGATTACTGGCCAAATATTGCTCATATTCCCACCATAATAGTCGACAAGGAATATCTGTAA